Proteins found in one Rhodothermus sp. genomic segment:
- a CDS encoding ABC transporter permease, protein MEFIEAFRMAWTALRTNRLRSGLTLLGMVIGVFAIISSVTAVKVIDVYFRESMNFLGSSTFTISRYPSIRVSNERWGYRRPITYAQIERLKRSLSQPVFISIMEHFDLGAVRYQDRETEPNVQLIGTDENFLENFSYELGAGRFITAQDVHYARPVIVLGAVIAEELFPNETPLGKVVRFGGHRYEVIGVLKTKGSFLGFSQDRRALIPITTAFARYGLLERDLTWVSVRVSSPERLGAAMDEVISKLRIIRKVAPGQPNDFELSTNDSMRSVFEAFTRTLSIGGAGIGLIALLAAGIGIMNIMLVSVTERTREIGIRKAVGARRRDILRQFLLEAFFLCQLGGLVGILLGALGGNLVAVYFDISAVFPWSWALGGMLLVTVVAVVFGSYPAYKAARLNPIEALRYE, encoded by the coding sequence ATGGAGTTTATTGAAGCCTTTCGCATGGCCTGGACGGCCCTTCGTACCAACCGGCTACGGTCGGGACTGACCCTACTGGGCATGGTGATTGGCGTGTTTGCCATTATCAGTTCCGTGACGGCGGTCAAAGTCATTGATGTGTATTTTCGGGAGTCCATGAACTTTCTGGGATCGTCTACCTTCACCATCAGCCGCTATCCGAGCATTCGGGTGAGCAACGAGCGGTGGGGGTATCGTCGGCCTATCACCTATGCCCAGATCGAGCGTCTGAAGCGTAGCCTTTCGCAACCGGTTTTTATCAGTATTATGGAGCATTTTGACCTGGGGGCGGTTCGCTACCAGGACCGAGAGACGGAACCGAACGTGCAGCTGATCGGCACAGACGAAAACTTCCTGGAGAACTTCAGCTATGAGCTGGGGGCAGGCCGCTTCATTACAGCGCAGGACGTGCACTACGCTCGTCCGGTGATTGTGCTGGGGGCGGTGATTGCCGAGGAACTCTTCCCGAACGAGACGCCCCTGGGCAAGGTGGTGCGTTTTGGCGGGCATCGCTATGAAGTGATCGGGGTTCTGAAGACTAAGGGGAGTTTCCTGGGTTTCAGTCAGGATCGCCGGGCACTGATCCCGATCACAACAGCTTTCGCGCGTTACGGGTTGTTGGAGCGCGATCTAACGTGGGTCAGCGTGCGGGTGAGCAGTCCGGAGCGATTGGGCGCTGCGATGGACGAGGTGATCAGTAAGTTGCGTATTATTCGGAAGGTTGCTCCGGGCCAGCCCAATGATTTTGAACTCAGCACGAATGATTCGATGCGGAGCGTTTTTGAAGCGTTCACTCGCACACTTTCGATCGGGGGAGCAGGGATCGGGCTGATTGCACTACTGGCAGCCGGCATCGGCATTATGAACATCATGCTTGTGTCGGTCACTGAACGCACGCGTGAAATCGGCATCCGCAAGGCGGTCGGGGCGCGTCGTCGCGATATTTTGCGGCAGTTCTTGCTTGAAGCATTTTTCTTGTGTCAGCTCGGTGGGCTAGTGGGTATTTTGCTGGGGGCGTTGGGGGGGAATCTGGTGGCGGTGTATTTCGACATTTCGGCCGTTTTCCCCTGGAGCTGGGCGTTAGGTGGGATGCTGCTGGTTACGGTGGTAGCCGTCGTGTTTGGGAGCTACCCGGCCTATAAGGCGGCCCGACTGAACCCTATAGAGGCGTTGCGCTACGAGTGA
- the rpiA gene encoding ribose-5-phosphate isomerase RpiA, translated as MPDVLSAAERAKKAVGEKVAEWVVSGMRLGLGTGSTAAWAIRAIGRRVRMEGLQVVGVPTSYAAEQLARAEGIPLVTLADVETLDLAFDGADEVSPELNLIKGRGAAHTREKVVATQAQRFIVLVDASKLVDRLGTRCPVPVEVLPMAAAPVMRQLRRLGAEPVLRMGSNKDGPVVTDQGFWVIDAHFPGGIDNPQALAVTLSTMPGVLDHGLFLGLATDVLVGHADGQVRHLRRSEANNKSAAC; from the coding sequence ATGCCGGACGTATTATCAGCAGCTGAGCGGGCCAAAAAGGCCGTTGGAGAAAAGGTGGCGGAATGGGTGGTATCGGGTATGCGACTGGGGTTGGGAACAGGATCAACTGCTGCCTGGGCTATTCGTGCCATCGGGCGGCGTGTGCGGATGGAAGGACTTCAGGTAGTAGGGGTGCCAACGTCCTATGCGGCCGAGCAGCTGGCCCGTGCCGAAGGGATTCCGCTGGTTACGCTGGCTGATGTCGAAACATTGGATCTGGCATTTGATGGGGCTGACGAAGTCAGTCCGGAATTGAATCTGATCAAGGGGCGTGGTGCTGCCCATACGCGAGAAAAAGTGGTAGCCACGCAGGCCCAGCGCTTTATTGTGCTGGTAGATGCCTCAAAGTTGGTTGATCGGCTGGGCACGCGTTGTCCGGTTCCTGTCGAAGTGCTCCCTATGGCCGCTGCGCCTGTAATGCGACAGCTCCGGCGTCTGGGTGCTGAACCAGTGCTACGCATGGGCAGCAACAAGGACGGACCGGTGGTAACCGACCAGGGGTTCTGGGTGATCGATGCGCACTTCCCAGGCGGGATCGACAACCCACAGGCGCTGGCAGTTACGCTCTCAACCATGCCTGGCGTGCTGGACCACGGGTTGTTTCTGGGCCTGGCCACAGATGTGCTGGTAG